The nucleotide sequence AAATTCCACATGACTTAGGAAAAGTAATGATAGTTGCTGAATTGACTAACTCTGTTGACATAACAGCTATCCTTAAAATGTACACACTTATTTTTGATAATTTTCAATACCTTATAATCAATTTTTCACCAAAAATCTGTACACTCCTTGTATGATCTAGGTGTACAAATAATTCTCTATAACTTTCAAATCCTTACACCGAAAAAATCCTGAAATTTTGTACACGACCTTGTACAAACTAATAATTATATAAATAAAAAACTTAGTTTTAAAATTATCAATTATTTTGTACACAATTTCTCACTTAAAAAAGGGCCTAAACCCTTTATTTAAAAGGCTTTCAGGCTTATATCTTTAGATGCGTGGTGTGTGAACAAAAAATTGTCGGTATGTACCGACTTCCAAAAAAACCAGTTGACTGAAATGACCACAAAGATAGTGCTTGATTATTACTTTTACTTAAAAAGCTTAAGAAAACATTTTGATCTACTGATCAGAAGCAAAATTTAGAACAAGAGATGAAATTAGAGCTAGAACTTTTTAGAGGACAATTTAAAAACACCAAATTTAAACGCTGTATTTTCGCCATAGCCGCTTTATTTTAACCTTAACTAGAGATCAGTACCTAAAAACAAAAAAGTTGTCTCTAAACGCAAATGAAAGCAAATGAGACAATGCTTATTAACCACTAGATACTCTTAACCAAGCGAGTGTCTACGAGCGGCATCCCCAAAATTTGAGCTTTGACCCTCTGAAAAACTGCTTTTTTAGGTTGATTAGCCTAAAAAGGTGAAGTTTAGATGCAGAAATTTGAGCCTAGACCGAGCGAAGCGAGCATAAAGTTCTATGAGCAAAGCGAATTCCGAGTTGCTTTTGCTTTTTCTTAAATTCACGAAGGAATTAACCGAAAAATTGCCCCCGAATCGAGCGAAAGCGAGATTCAATAGAGTTTGAGCGAAGCGAAAACCAAGGGCAATTTTGACTAGACTAGGCTTTTAATTGTTTTTAAAGTTTTTTAATGCTTTTAGCTCGACTAAAAGTATTTAATAGCAATGGTCTTAGAGGCCATATCACTACGTTTATCGACCCATATCACTACGTTTATCGACCCATATCACTACGTTTATCGACCCATATCACTACGTTTATCGACTATTTGACTACCTCAATATTTAATGTAGTATTACTACGTTATTTAATAATGTAGTAATAAGAATAATGAAAGACTTAGTTGTCAAAGATAATGCTCTAATTAATGCAAGTTATAATCTTGATTTAGTTGAGCAAAGGCTAGTTCTACTAGCAATTATTGAAGCCAGACAAACAGGTAAAGGAATCAATGCTAATGATGCTTTAGTAATTCATGCATCAAGCTATATTGAGAATTTCGGTGTAGAGAAACATACGGCTTATGCTGTTTTGAAAGAGGCAAGTAAGGTCTTATTTGATAGGAGATTTACTTATCAATCTTTAACAGATAAAGGGAATGTAAAAACTACTCATAGCCGTTGGGTAAGCGAAATTAGCTATATTGATAATGAAGCATCAGTAAGTCTTATCTTTTCACCAGCTGTCGTCCCATTAATTACAAGGCTTGAGGAACGGTTTACTAGCTATGAATTAAAGCAAGTAAGTCAATTGACAAGCAGATATGCCACTAGACTTTACGAACTATTAGTTGCTTGGCGCACCACTGGTCAAACTCCAATATTTGAGATTTCAGAATTTAGGCAGCAACTTGGTATTGCGGATGATGAATACACACGCTCAGATAATTTCAAAAGAAGAGTTCTAG is from Acinetobacter sp. C32I and encodes:
- the repM gene encoding replication initiation protein RepM; protein product: MKDLVVKDNALINASYNLDLVEQRLVLLAIIEARQTGKGINANDALVIHASSYIENFGVEKHTAYAVLKEASKVLFDRRFTYQSLTDKGNVKTTHSRWVSEISYIDNEASVSLIFSPAVVPLITRLEERFTSYELKQVSQLTSRYATRLYELLVAWRTTGQTPIFEISEFRQQLGIADDEYTRSDNFKRRVLDIAISQINTFTDIKVKSEQHKTGRSISGYSFSFKPKTSVKNISKARSEQLELIGQLTDKQIFLFSGKLAYEPTFASKYSKAGESYDDFIIRIAGDLTDPKKIKEYSPYLKELGFK